TCCGTGGGAGTTGAAGCTGTATGCCACGGCTGTGACCACCACTCCCGCGATGAGGATCACCACCCCAAAGGGGATTGTGCAACGGTAACAGGAGAGTTCAGCTCCCCCCGTGGCAGCTGTCAGCTGGCATTCACTCACCAAAGGGACGGCCGTTACCCTGCAGTCATTATTGTTGCTTTTCTCCAGCGTTGCACACTGCGGACATTTGGAACCTCCCAAGATCTCTTTGATGGGCTCATCCGTCATCTTGCCACTTTGGATTGGATTCTGTTGTGGCGGTGCTGAGGCTAGACCAGGCGTTGTTTAAAAGGCTTCAACTGTGGCAAGAAAATGCATTTAAACAGATGAGTATTTTGGGGATGACTCTggagtagccttctccaacctgccacCCTCCAGACGGGCTggaccccaactcccatcatgcccagtggctgggaatgataggagttgcagtccaacacatctggagggcaccagcttggggatgGCTGCTCTAGAATAATTTATTTGGCGAAGCAAATAGGTGCAGGGGAAAGGCAAGATAGAAGGGGCAACAAGGATTTTTCCCTTCCTACTGTCCCTAGCCAGGCAGTTATTGGAGGGGCCTGGCTTTAGGGCTGCTGGCTGGAAAGTTGCCCCCCTCCTAGCTAGCTTTACCAGCTCCTGCTTGATGTGTTGGAAGTTGGGAGAGAGATGTCAGATGCTGCGATTACCTGCCAGTTTATGAAGTTATAATGATAAAAAGAAATGGTCAGATGTGTGAATTAATATTAGAGGTCCCAGGATATATTTTGGAAGGGACAGCTGTGAACCCTTGCTTCCCGCTGGAATCCTCCATGTGGTATTTCAATGTAAATGCAGCTGACATGTATCTAAATATTACAGAATAAATGGCATTGTAAGGTTGAAAGGGACCTAAAGGCTACCAAGGCCAATAGTGTCCCCTAGGTCCCCTCTCTGAGGCAGGGCCAGTTGCATCTCTACCTATGAAAATGGACCACATCTCAGTGTTAGAGTCCATAGTTGGccttcagaaggtcccaggttcaatgtttGGTATCTCCAGTGATAAAAAGGATGAGATAGCAGCAGGGGGCAGGAAGGACCTCTGTTGAAGATGCTGATCCAAGAGCAGAGGTAGGGCATTTGtggtttccagatgttgttggatgtcaactcccatcaatcccagccaacatgcccaaaggtcagggctgatgggagttgacgtccAATGACGTCAGaaaggccacaagttccccacccctgccttagagggTCGTAACCAGTGGAAGTACACAATACTGGGTGGACGAGTAGTCTGATAATGTCCTATAGAATCCAAACCTGCCACTTCTACTATTTTCCTAATAAACTGCAGGGCTGGCATATGGTCAGTAAATCTCATTGACGTAAGCTTGGTAGAGTTGGCAGGAATGCAGCATCACCAAAGAACAATGCTTGGGAGGTGGCTTCTGAGCAAATCATTCCAAGAGGAGCCAATTCTAAGGCAAAACAGAAAGTCCAAAAGGTCACTACCtaatttggggaaggggagagggagacattCTTTCCCAACTCCACATACAACAATCGCTCAGAACCCATGAAGAGGACCAAATTCAGGGCATAATCAATGCATGGAGGAGGAAGTCAGAAGCTGCAAGCTGTTCGTAACTGTATAGGCTACTAGTAAACATGGCTCCAATGAGGGAAACTggtctcttagggctcatctacaccaagcaagatattgcactatgaaagagttatatataaaaggcaggagccacactactgctttatagcggtattgaagtgcactgacaactgttggggcccattgacacagaccatataccgctttcatagtgctataccctgcttggtgtagatgtgtcatgggcaccaacagttgtcagtgtccttcagtacccctataaagcagtagtgtagatcctgcagtgcacttcaataccactataaagcagtagtgtggcacctgtcttttatataccgctttcatagtggaatatcctgcttggtgtagataagcccctaCTCTGCAATGTCTGCTGAGCCAGGTTTTTATAAAAGCACTAGGCAACCCAGGTTCCATGTTGGATAACCCAGGGAAAATGTAGGTGGGTGACcagtggtggggggagaaaaaaaaaaggacataGAAAATCCTTTCCTAGCTCAAAGCACCCGAATTAAAATCATGATATAACAACAGCTTAACTTACATTCCAATGACATCCAGACATCCCACCCAAGATAGGGACTGAAGTTGTATAAGCCTTAGCAGAAGACTGTCCAAGCACAAACTCCAAACCTGTAAAGACACACACAATATAAACCTTTTATGCAAATAGTTGTGCTGCTGATGGGGGATTCAGATGTATTGCAGTGATAGATGAACctgtcagttttactttctcccacattcatttttttttaattattttatttttaatcaaccttctttccatcctgtttatgaaaataattgtgaattttggtaagttcttatcaaaaaatgaaccaaatttgTGAGTAAGGGACACACCTGTTTTTTTGGGAACAGAAGGCAAGCAAAAACACTTGGAAAAAGAAGTTTAGTTCCTAATTGGAAGTGTAGAGGAATTAAAAACTTGGACTTCCCATTAAATACCGTGGGCACAATACTGTTGAAATTAAACATTTTATGTCCTGTTTATTCAAATGTTTAACGGTACCATTCTgggtatatttactcagaagtaagtcccacctatgttcagtaaggcttactcccaggaaagtgtaatTTGATATGTAGGGACctgtaaaaaaattttttgcaGTATATCCCTAGCCTTTAACCTCCCTGGGGCAGGGGAAAATAGAGCCTAAAGGAATTGGGAATGTTCATCTTCAGAAAATGGGTGAGATCTTTAATCTACAAGCTCAAATGTCATCAACAATTTTGAAATCTCAGAGGATTGTCagtattttgcccccccccctcaatttacAAACGTATACACTTCTGCATGCCTAGGGAGTCCCCCCCAAAGAAGCCCTTATTGTGGGTTGGCTCCATTTCACTTCCAAACAGATTGGTGAGActtacaaacatacacacacaaatcccaaCATTCAACAGTTGAACACTCTGATAACCAAATTATTTTATCATACATTTTATTGAATCAGAAATAAAAGAAAGCCTTGCTGCTTTTACACAGAGCGTAGCGATGTAACCCTGGGAGGGTTTTCTCTTTCACGCTCACTGTAAAGGATCCTCtgtgaatgcatttttaaaaataaaattattgcaCTCCACTTCCTTTTTGCTCACTCACATTTCTTATCAGCCTTTGTTCTCACCCGATGCATAATAAACAGCACATCACTGTCTAAATCAACAGATGTCACCAGTCGGTGGGGAATATATGCCAAATAAGCAAGACCAAGTATTCATTTACAATTTCCTAGGTCACAGCAACACTGGAGCTTGCTTAACTGTGCTTACCAAGCATTcttcaggagaaaaatatatataacaggCTCATTGCCTGAAAATATTCATTCTGATTACAGATTCTGGTGAGTCAAAGAGCATCTATAAAAATTGTTGCAGGCGATCTCTGGTTTGCTTATTCACATTTTAAATGATTCGCCTAGCTACCCTGTTCTTAGTCAAAATGTTTCCAGTCTTTTTAACTGAAAAGTGAAT
This window of the Elgaria multicarinata webbii isolate HBS135686 ecotype San Diego chromosome 3, rElgMul1.1.pri, whole genome shotgun sequence genome carries:
- the TMEM100 gene encoding transmembrane protein 100, encoding MTDEPIKEILGGSKCPQCATLEKSNNNDCRVTAVPLVSECQLTAATGGAELSCYRCTIPFGVVILIAGVVVTAVAYSFNSHGSIISVLGLVLLSSGLLLLASSALCWKIRQQNKKAKRRESQTALVANQRSLFA